From a region of the Ponticoccus alexandrii genome:
- a CDS encoding metal ABC transporter permease, which produces MNALLEPFTYGYMANAMWVSALVGGVCAFLSCYLMLKGWSLIGDALSHSVVPGVAGAYILGLPFALGAFISGGLAAGAMLFLSDRSGLKVDVIIGIIFTSFFGLGLFMASVNPMSVSIQTITMGNILAITPEDTMQLAIIGFVSLAVLLLKWKDLMVTFFDESHARSIGLRPGLLKAVFFVMLSASVVAAMQTVGAFLVIAMVVTPGATAYLLCDRFPRLILTSVAIGAVTSFLGAYISYFLDGATGGVIVVLQTAIFLVTFVFAPKHGVLAAKAKARAALKEEAA; this is translated from the coding sequence ATGAACGCCTTGCTGGAACCCTTCACCTACGGCTACATGGCCAATGCCATGTGGGTGTCCGCGCTTGTGGGCGGCGTCTGCGCCTTCCTGTCTTGCTACCTGATGCTCAAGGGCTGGTCGCTGATTGGTGACGCGCTTTCGCACTCGGTGGTGCCCGGTGTCGCGGGCGCCTATATCCTCGGCCTGCCCTTTGCATTGGGCGCCTTCATCTCCGGCGGGCTGGCGGCGGGGGCCATGCTGTTCCTGTCGGATCGTTCGGGGCTGAAGGTGGATGTGATCATCGGCATCATCTTCACCTCGTTCTTCGGGCTGGGGCTGTTCATGGCGTCCGTCAACCCGATGTCGGTCTCGATCCAGACGATCACCATGGGCAACATCCTTGCCATTACGCCCGAGGATACGATGCAACTGGCCATCATCGGCTTTGTGTCCTTGGCGGTCCTGCTGCTGAAGTGGAAGGATCTCATGGTCACCTTCTTCGACGAAAGCCACGCGCGCTCGATCGGGTTGCGGCCCGGGCTGCTCAAGGCGGTGTTCTTCGTGATGCTCTCGGCCTCGGTGGTGGCGGCGATGCAGACCGTGGGTGCGTTTCTGGTGATTGCCATGGTGGTGACGCCGGGGGCGACCGCTTACCTGCTTTGCGATCGCTTCCCGCGGCTGATCCTGACCTCCGTGGCGATCGGCGCAGTCACCAGTTTCCTAGGCGCCTACATCAGCTATTTCCTGGACGGAGCCACCGGCGGCGTGATCGTGGTCCTGCAGACGGCGATTTTCCTTGTCACATTCGTGTTCGCGCCGAAACACGGGGTTCTGGCTGCGAAGGCCAAGGCGCGGGCCGCGCTGAAAGAGGAGGCGGCGTGA
- a CDS encoding metal ABC transporter permease — MLETLLLPFQFGFMQNAFWIAIIVSVPTALLSCFLVLKGWALMGDAVSHAVLPGIVLAYILGLPLILGAFAAGMLTAVATGYLAENSRVKQDTVMGVVFSGMFGLGIVMYVALQTNVHLDHILFGNMLGVGTQDLWTAGIISVVVTLVLVVKWKDFMLHAFDPAQAKVSGLPVGLLHYGLLAILSLTIVATLSATGLILAVGLLIAPGAIAFLTARSLKRMLPVAVAVCMFSMLGGVYLSFHIDSAPAPTIVLVLTVLFIVAFVRRSIQMRRASATL, encoded by the coding sequence ATGCTGGAGACCCTCCTTCTGCCGTTTCAGTTCGGCTTCATGCAAAACGCGTTCTGGATCGCGATCATCGTCTCGGTACCGACCGCGCTGCTGTCCTGCTTCCTCGTTCTCAAGGGCTGGGCGCTGATGGGGGATGCGGTCAGCCACGCGGTTCTGCCGGGCATCGTTCTGGCCTATATTCTCGGGCTGCCGCTGATCCTTGGTGCCTTTGCCGCGGGGATGCTGACGGCGGTGGCGACCGGCTACCTGGCCGAGAACAGCCGGGTGAAGCAGGATACGGTCATGGGTGTGGTGTTCTCGGGCATGTTCGGGCTGGGGATCGTGATGTATGTCGCGTTGCAGACCAACGTGCACTTGGACCATATCCTGTTCGGCAACATGCTGGGGGTCGGGACGCAGGACCTGTGGACGGCGGGCATTATCTCGGTGGTCGTGACCCTGGTCCTGGTGGTGAAGTGGAAGGACTTCATGCTGCACGCCTTCGATCCGGCGCAGGCGAAGGTCTCTGGCCTGCCGGTCGGGCTGCTGCATTACGGGCTTCTGGCGATCCTGTCGCTGACCATCGTGGCGACGCTGTCGGCGACGGGGCTGATCCTTGCCGTCGGGCTGCTGATTGCACCGGGGGCGATCGCCTTCCTGACCGCGCGCAGCCTGAAACGCATGCTGCCGGTTGCGGTCGCGGTCTGCATGTTCTCCATGCTGGGGGGCGTCTATCTCAGCTTCCATATCGACAGCGCGCCCGCGCCGACCATCGTACTGGTCCTGACCGTGCTGTTCATCGTGGCCTTCGTACGCCGGTCGATACAGATGCGACGCGCTTCGGCCACCCTGTGA
- a CDS encoding MurR/RpiR family transcriptional regulator, translating to MTPPPLAPRSAAPNDVITALSDMDRHFAAREQRVAEVVKANLEAVTQMTIADLAALAEVSTPTVVRFCRTLGCDGFRDFKMVLAQNLAVSRQYLDPPVSPGVTGGVEVVQQVQDAALRSMATLEAQIDGDTFERARAAIAGCRSLLAIGVGGGSSMTAEEAANRFFRLGRIAVATSDPYVMQMRAAAMQPGDVLLAFSNSGHAAEVIAALRVARSYGATTVCITRDGSPLAVASEIALCFDLPEEQDIYKPTASRFAYLLLLDALALAVARTTPEDSADRLRRLRSSLTAYHGRTGPQPLGD from the coding sequence ATGACGCCCCCACCGCTCGCTCCCCGCTCTGCCGCCCCCAATGACGTGATCACCGCGCTCAGCGACATGGATCGCCATTTCGCCGCGCGTGAACAGCGGGTCGCCGAAGTGGTGAAGGCCAATCTCGAGGCGGTCACCCAGATGACCATCGCCGATCTTGCCGCTCTTGCCGAAGTCTCGACCCCGACGGTGGTGCGCTTCTGCCGGACGCTGGGCTGCGACGGGTTCCGCGATTTCAAGATGGTTCTGGCGCAGAACCTCGCGGTGTCGCGCCAGTATCTCGATCCGCCCGTGTCGCCCGGTGTGACCGGCGGCGTCGAGGTGGTGCAGCAGGTACAGGATGCGGCGCTGCGCAGCATGGCAACGCTAGAGGCGCAGATCGACGGCGACACCTTCGAACGGGCGCGGGCCGCGATTGCGGGCTGCCGGTCGCTACTGGCAATCGGGGTTGGCGGCGGGTCGAGCATGACCGCCGAGGAAGCCGCGAACCGCTTTTTCCGGCTGGGCCGGATAGCGGTGGCCACCAGCGATCCCTACGTCATGCAGATGCGCGCAGCCGCGATGCAGCCCGGCGATGTGCTGCTGGCCTTCTCGAACAGCGGCCACGCCGCCGAGGTCATCGCCGCACTGCGTGTGGCCCGGAGCTATGGCGCGACGACGGTCTGCATCACCCGCGACGGCTCTCCACTGGCGGTTGCGTCCGAGATCGCGCTGTGCTTCGACCTCCCGGAAGAGCAGGATATCTACAAGCCCACCGCATCGCGTTTCGCCTACCTGCTGCTGCTCGATGCGCTGGCCCTGGCGGTTGCGCGCACGACCCCCGAGGACAGCGCCGACCGACTGCGGCGGCTGCGCTCCTCGCTGACCGCCTATCATGGCCGGACGGGGCCGCAACCGCTGGGCGACTGA
- a CDS encoding TRAP transporter small permease: METPIARASARLNRAVELIVAALMVALVLDVWLGVIDRYHFHWQLPWPETLARYLMIWAAMLAVSSGIARREHIGLTTVIDRLPFGLRRTLLMISDVLALALFAYLLWFGIGFATGGANKQAMIFGVSMAPFYAAIPVSAAVCCVQLILVILRDKGRQGEPATVEMPK, encoded by the coding sequence ATGGAAACGCCAATCGCACGGGCCAGTGCCAGGCTCAACCGGGCCGTCGAGCTGATCGTCGCCGCATTGATGGTGGCGCTGGTGCTCGATGTCTGGCTCGGGGTGATCGACCGCTATCACTTCCACTGGCAGCTGCCCTGGCCCGAAACGCTGGCGCGCTACCTGATGATCTGGGCCGCGATGCTGGCCGTTTCCAGCGGCATCGCCCGGCGCGAGCATATCGGCCTGACCACCGTCATCGACCGTCTGCCCTTCGGCCTGCGCCGGACGCTGCTGATGATCAGCGACGTGCTGGCGCTGGCGCTCTTCGCCTACCTGCTTTGGTTCGGCATCGGCTTCGCCACCGGCGGCGCGAACAAGCAGGCGATGATCTTCGGCGTGTCCATGGCGCCCTTCTACGCCGCCATCCCCGTCTCTGCTGCCGTCTGCTGCGTGCAGCTCATCCTTGTCATCCTGCGCGACAAGGGTCGCCAGGGCGAACCCGCAACCGTGGAGATGCCGAAATGA
- a CDS encoding TRAP transporter large permease, whose amino-acid sequence MTVALIFVLLLIIGTPIGFSVGIAGVVGLISMGGERFLAVAPGKVFAGLDAFPFLAMPFFILAGEIMNHIGITDRLIKLAEVLVGRFRGGLAHANMLASVFFAGLTGSATADAAAFGRTLVPAMERAGYKRDYACAVTAAGSIIGPTIPPSGLMVVYGSLMGVSISGLFAAGILPGLAICVICMAVIALGGKRENLPVAERGATLGEIWRTFVSSLTALAMPAIILGGILGGIVTPTEAAAIAVAYALFIGAFVYRSLTFGALLEMLISTARITGVIFVIIAFAGILGWWMSFERIPQAIAEAVLATSEEPWVVTLIIIAVLLVIGMVMDITAILILLAPVLVPLTETIGLDPIHAGIIFILSLNISLMTPPVGACLFVLSSVTGEKIERITVKLVPFLLAELGVLIVYAYWEDAALLLPRLLGFTN is encoded by the coding sequence ATGACCGTCGCGCTGATTTTCGTCCTGCTGCTGATCATCGGCACGCCCATCGGCTTTTCCGTCGGTATCGCGGGGGTGGTGGGGCTGATCTCGATGGGGGGCGAGCGCTTCCTTGCGGTGGCCCCGGGCAAGGTCTTCGCCGGGCTCGACGCCTTCCCCTTCCTTGCCATGCCGTTCTTCATCCTGGCGGGCGAGATCATGAACCACATCGGTATCACCGACCGGCTGATCAAGCTGGCAGAAGTGCTGGTGGGCCGCTTCCGGGGCGGTCTGGCGCATGCCAATATGCTGGCCTCGGTGTTCTTTGCCGGGCTGACCGGCTCGGCCACCGCCGACGCCGCCGCCTTCGGCCGCACGCTGGTTCCCGCGATGGAGCGCGCCGGGTACAAGCGCGACTATGCCTGTGCCGTGACCGCGGCGGGGTCCATCATCGGGCCGACCATTCCGCCCTCGGGCCTGATGGTGGTCTATGGCTCGCTGATGGGCGTGTCGATCTCCGGCCTCTTCGCGGCAGGCATCCTGCCGGGCCTTGCGATCTGCGTCATCTGCATGGCGGTCATCGCCCTTGGCGGCAAGCGCGAGAACCTGCCCGTGGCAGAGCGCGGCGCGACGCTGGGCGAGATCTGGCGCACCTTCGTGTCGTCCCTGACCGCGCTGGCCATGCCCGCGATCATCCTCGGCGGCATCCTTGGCGGCATCGTCACGCCCACCGAGGCGGCGGCGATCGCCGTTGCCTACGCGCTTTTCATCGGGGCCTTTGTGTACCGCAGCCTGACCTTCGGGGCGCTTCTGGAAATGCTCATCAGCACCGCGCGCATTACCGGCGTGATCTTCGTCATCATCGCCTTTGCCGGCATCCTTGGCTGGTGGATGAGCTTCGAGCGCATCCCGCAGGCCATCGCCGAGGCGGTCCTTGCGACCTCTGAAGAGCCCTGGGTGGTGACGCTGATCATCATCGCGGTGCTGCTGGTGATCGGCATGGTGATGGACATCACCGCCATCCTGATCCTGCTCGCCCCGGTGCTTGTGCCCCTGACCGAGACCATCGGGCTCGATCCGATCCACGCCGGAATCATCTTCATCTTGTCGCTCAACATCTCGCTGATGACACCGCCGGTGGGGGCCTGCCTCTTCGTGCTGTCCTCGGTGACGGGCGAGAAGATCGAACGGATCACCGTCAAGCTCGTGCCCTTCCTGCTGGCCGAGCTCGGCGTGCTGATCGTCTACGCCTACTGGGAGGACGCGGCGCTGCTGCTGCCCCGCCTGCTGGGCTTCACCAACTGA
- a CDS encoding TRAP transporter substrate-binding protein has translation MKTILKTLCLGTALVSGAAQAETIGFGHDNKADPFENPAHACTAVFANVVAADTNGEYEVEVFPSNQLGSASEHVQMVRDGVIQMTLASTGAMAGYYPRIDVLNLPFAFRNNASTYKVFDGPFGKALAEDMEAELGDLVVLGFPDTGGFFAVTNSQREIAKLADFEGIRVRTMTLPSHQKIMQALGAEAYPLAWGQVYSGLQTGVIDGQMNPVPTISFAKFPEVQKYLTLTNHLFSPYTLLINRDFYEGMSPEAQATLHDAAEECVTASRGLSRIIEASDRGLAGLMDQMEVTALSAEDRAAMVEATQPAFEAYAAETLDEGALTLLDLFKTEVQAANESAYLD, from the coding sequence ATGAAAACAATATTGAAAACCCTGTGCCTCGGCACCGCGCTTGTATCCGGGGCGGCCCAGGCGGAAACCATCGGCTTCGGCCATGACAACAAGGCCGACCCGTTCGAGAACCCGGCCCATGCCTGTACCGCCGTCTTCGCAAACGTGGTCGCCGCCGACACCAATGGCGAATACGAGGTCGAGGTCTTCCCCTCGAACCAGCTTGGTTCTGCCTCGGAGCATGTGCAGATGGTGCGCGACGGCGTGATCCAGATGACGCTGGCCTCGACCGGCGCGATGGCGGGCTACTACCCGCGCATTGACGTGTTGAACCTGCCGTTTGCCTTCCGCAACAACGCAAGCACCTACAAGGTCTTCGACGGTCCCTTCGGCAAGGCGCTGGCCGAGGACATGGAAGCAGAGCTGGGCGACCTGGTGGTGCTGGGCTTCCCTGACACCGGCGGGTTCTTCGCCGTTACGAACTCGCAGCGCGAGATCGCCAAGCTGGCGGATTTCGAGGGCATCCGGGTCCGCACAATGACGCTGCCCTCGCACCAGAAGATCATGCAGGCGCTGGGGGCCGAGGCCTATCCGCTGGCCTGGGGCCAGGTCTATTCCGGTCTGCAGACCGGCGTGATCGACGGCCAGATGAACCCGGTGCCGACCATCTCCTTCGCGAAGTTCCCGGAGGTGCAGAAGTACCTGACGCTGACCAACCACCTGTTCTCGCCCTACACGCTGCTGATCAACCGCGACTTTTACGAGGGCATGTCGCCCGAGGCGCAGGCCACGCTGCATGACGCGGCAGAGGAATGCGTTACCGCTTCGCGCGGGCTGTCGCGGATCATCGAGGCCTCGGACCGCGGCCTCGCCGGGCTGATGGACCAGATGGAAGTGACCGCGCTGTCCGCCGAGGACCGCGCCGCAATGGTCGAAGCGACCCAGCCCGCCTTCGAGGCCTATGCCGCCGAGACCCTCGACGAGGGCGCGCTGACGCTGCTCGACCTGTTCAAGACCGAGGTCCAGGCGGCCAACGAGTCCGCCTACCTCGACTGA
- a CDS encoding M81 family metallopeptidase: MRVFCASVGFEANTFSPLRTDFNDFAQSFYAPPGQHPETPTLCSAVFPALRRRARAGEIALIEGTATWAEPGGLCNAATWARLRDEILGQLREALPVDAVVLGLHGAMIAEGTVDCEGVLVAAVREMVGPDVKIGVSFDPHSHLSAARTDNADVVIAFKEFPHTDFVETGEAVVELTLRAARGEVTPQVSVYDVRMMDVLPTSIQPMRGFVDEMMALEGTGRVLAVSAIHGFMAGDSPDLGAKIVVVTDNDRAGGDALAERLGRRLFEMRGQTRPEFLTLAQGIERATALASKDRSGPVVVADIWDNPGGGTAGDSTIVLKGFLEAGVTSCAFGTIWDPMAVRLCHAAGTGATLDLRFGSKTSATAGDPIDATVQVVQVQKDAVQSFGTSVVPLGDIAVIRVQGIEVVLNSNRSQAFSPDLFGNAGVDPMSKDILVIKSTNHFYGAFAPIASDVLYVAVDGPYPNDPATNPYTRLTRPLWPRVENPHAVSEPAL; encoded by the coding sequence ATGCGCGTCTTCTGCGCCTCCGTCGGCTTCGAGGCCAACACCTTCTCCCCGCTCCGCACCGACTTCAACGACTTCGCGCAAAGCTTCTACGCGCCGCCCGGGCAGCATCCCGAAACCCCGACCCTGTGTAGCGCCGTCTTCCCCGCACTGCGCCGCCGCGCCCGCGCGGGCGAGATCGCGCTGATCGAGGGCACCGCCACCTGGGCCGAACCCGGCGGGCTGTGCAACGCCGCGACCTGGGCGCGGCTGCGGGACGAGATCCTCGGCCAGCTTCGCGAGGCACTGCCGGTGGACGCGGTGGTGCTGGGCCTGCACGGTGCGATGATCGCGGAAGGCACCGTGGATTGCGAAGGCGTGCTGGTCGCCGCCGTGCGCGAGATGGTCGGGCCGGACGTGAAGATCGGCGTCAGCTTCGACCCGCACAGCCACCTCAGTGCGGCGCGCACCGACAACGCCGACGTGGTGATCGCCTTCAAGGAATTCCCCCACACCGATTTCGTCGAGACCGGCGAGGCGGTGGTAGAGCTGACCCTGCGCGCGGCGCGGGGCGAGGTGACGCCGCAGGTCTCGGTCTATGACGTGCGGATGATGGATGTGCTGCCGACCTCGATTCAGCCGATGCGCGGTTTCGTCGATGAGATGATGGCGCTGGAAGGCACGGGGCGCGTGCTGGCGGTGTCGGCCATTCACGGCTTCATGGCCGGGGATTCCCCCGATCTGGGGGCCAAGATCGTCGTGGTGACCGACAACGACAGGGCAGGGGGTGACGCGCTGGCCGAACGGCTGGGGCGGCGGCTTTTCGAGATGCGGGGCCAGACCCGGCCCGAGTTCCTGACGCTGGCGCAGGGTATCGAGCGCGCCACCGCGCTGGCCTCGAAGGACCGCAGCGGCCCGGTGGTCGTGGCCGATATCTGGGACAACCCGGGCGGTGGCACCGCGGGCGATTCAACCATTGTTCTGAAGGGCTTTCTCGAGGCGGGCGTGACCAGTTGCGCCTTCGGCACGATCTGGGACCCGATGGCCGTGCGTCTGTGCCACGCGGCGGGGACGGGCGCGACGCTTGACCTGCGCTTCGGCAGCAAGACCTCGGCGACGGCGGGCGATCCGATCGACGCAACGGTTCAGGTGGTGCAGGTGCAGAAGGACGCGGTGCAGAGCTTCGGCACCTCGGTGGTGCCGCTGGGCGATATCGCGGTGATCCGGGTGCAGGGCATCGAGGTGGTGCTCAACAGCAACCGCTCGCAGGCCTTTTCACCGGATCTTTTCGGCAACGCGGGCGTCGATCCGATGAGCAAGGACATTCTTGTCATCAAGTCGACGAACCACTTCTACGGCGCCTTCGCGCCCATCGCGTCGGATGTTCTTTATGTCGCGGTCGACGGGCCTTACCCGAACGATCCCGCGACGAACCCCTACACGCGCCTCACACGCCCGCTCTGGCCGCGGGTCGAGAACCCTCACGCGGTGAGCGAACCGGCGCTGTGA
- a CDS encoding IclR family transcriptional regulator, whose product MERKRARGLDRAVEICDLLARACRPMPPAEIARAIGAPRSSVYELCTTMTGLGLLEADARGMLYLGRKTHFWGRSYLAGFDLAREAQPVLDALTAQTGETSQLCVIDGRKYTVLLMREADRAFRISGDVGEPTPIPWTASGRLLLQHLTDHEILALIPPEDFRQPGGETLSPAQFLLELRAAASEGFFSFDSPSDSYTHCFAAAVTGEGGACVATLCLVAPREEARTRHAALKANLIQHAARLSERLAGIHSAGSLTA is encoded by the coding sequence ATGGAACGCAAACGCGCACGCGGGCTCGACCGCGCGGTCGAGATCTGTGACCTGCTGGCGCGGGCCTGTCGCCCCATGCCCCCGGCCGAGATCGCCCGCGCCATCGGCGCGCCCCGGTCGTCGGTCTACGAGCTTTGCACCACGATGACCGGGCTCGGCCTGCTCGAAGCCGACGCCAGGGGCATGCTCTACCTCGGGCGCAAGACGCATTTCTGGGGGCGCAGCTACCTTGCGGGCTTCGACCTGGCACGCGAGGCGCAGCCGGTTCTGGATGCGCTGACCGCGCAGACCGGTGAAACCTCGCAGCTTTGCGTGATCGACGGGCGCAAGTACACCGTCCTGCTGATGCGCGAGGCGGACCGCGCCTTCCGGATCAGCGGCGACGTGGGTGAACCGACGCCGATCCCATGGACCGCCTCGGGGCGGCTGCTGCTGCAACACCTGACCGACCACGAGATCCTGGCGCTGATCCCGCCAGAGGATTTCCGCCAGCCGGGCGGCGAGACGCTGTCCCCGGCACAATTCCTGCTGGAGTTGCGCGCCGCCGCCAGCGAGGGGTTCTTTTCCTTCGACAGCCCGTCGGACAGCTACACCCATTGCTTTGCCGCCGCCGTCACCGGCGAGGGCGGGGCCTGCGTCGCGACGCTCTGCCTCGTGGCCCCGCGCGAGGAGGCCCGCACGCGCCACGCGGCGCTGAAGGCCAACCTAATCCAGCACGCGGCGCGGCTGTCGGAACGGCTGGCAGGCATTCACAGCGCCGGTTCGCTCACCGCGTGA
- a CDS encoding RidA family protein, which yields MTIKRHGVGDAKGNGQKALPFAKATEADGWLYVSGQTPMKDGEVAGHGIVEQSHIAIQNMLKIVTDAGYTAADIMRVGVWLDDPRDFWSFNGVFEQYFGDNPPARACVQSAMVVDCKVEVDCIAFRKA from the coding sequence ATGACCATCAAGCGGCACGGCGTCGGCGACGCAAAGGGCAACGGACAGAAGGCCCTGCCCTTCGCCAAGGCAACAGAGGCGGACGGCTGGCTCTACGTGTCGGGCCAGACCCCGATGAAGGACGGCGAAGTCGCCGGCCACGGCATCGTCGAGCAGTCGCATATCGCGATCCAGAACATGCTGAAGATCGTCACCGACGCGGGCTACACCGCCGCCGACATCATGCGCGTCGGCGTGTGGCTGGACGATCCGCGCGATTTCTGGAGCTTCAACGGCGTGTTCGAACAGTACTTCGGCGACAACCCGCCCGCCCGCGCCTGTGTGCAGTCGGCCATGGTCGTCGACTGCAAGGTCGAGGTGGATTGCATCGCCTTCAGGAAGGCGTAA
- a CDS encoding alanine racemase yields the protein MTTPLDATLRGFPTGGSADEATGGTHFPADGALQLPMITLDGPGFDANTRLMMDHVAQFGAKLAPHAKTPMSPLLAQRLLDAGAWGTTVADIRQAAVLLDAGVTRLILANGIGGAAAARRLAALLKGYPGAEFHIFIDSVETYEALCVAWDETLPPLGLLVEIGTDRGGIRRDEDALALARRILAEGRLGLSGLAAYEGASAVADPVESQRRIDALLTRSKALFAQIREAAGTDAPLMLSVGGSAWFDRVLALLGDLVQAPNTDLVLRSGALYFHDHGVYERGLADMQKRGGHPEGAFIPTLRLWAEVLSTPEEGLAICGMGLRDVAIDQDLPIALRLWRDGAPVADIGVTVTKLNDQHAFLHHAGLRPGDVIEFGISHPCTCIDRHSVLWELDAAGRVIAAIKTRFG from the coding sequence ATGACCACCCCCCTCGACGCCACCCTGCGCGGCTTTCCCACCGGCGGCAGTGCCGATGAGGCGACCGGCGGCACCCATTTCCCGGCCGACGGCGCATTGCAGTTGCCGATGATCACTCTCGACGGGCCGGGCTTCGACGCGAACACGCGGCTGATGATGGATCACGTGGCGCAATTTGGCGCAAAGCTTGCACCCCATGCCAAGACTCCGATGTCGCCGCTGCTGGCGCAGCGCCTGCTGGACGCGGGCGCCTGGGGGACCACGGTGGCCGATATCCGGCAGGCGGCGGTGTTGCTCGACGCCGGGGTCACGCGGCTGATCCTCGCCAATGGCATCGGCGGCGCGGCGGCGGCGCGGCGTCTCGCGGCGCTTCTGAAGGGCTACCCGGGCGCCGAATTTCACATCTTCATCGACAGCGTCGAGACCTATGAGGCGCTCTGCGTCGCATGGGATGAGACGCTGCCGCCGCTTGGCCTGCTGGTCGAGATCGGCACCGACCGTGGCGGGATTCGCCGCGACGAGGACGCGCTGGCGCTGGCGCGGCGCATCCTTGCGGAGGGCAGGCTGGGCCTGTCCGGGCTTGCTGCCTACGAGGGCGCCAGCGCGGTGGCGGACCCCGTCGAAAGCCAGCGCCGCATCGACGCGCTGCTGACCCGCAGCAAGGCGCTGTTCGCGCAGATCCGCGAGGCGGCTGGCACCGACGCGCCGCTGATGCTGTCGGTGGGCGGCTCGGCCTGGTTCGACCGGGTTCTGGCGCTACTGGGCGATCTGGTGCAGGCCCCGAACACCGATCTGGTGCTGCGCTCCGGTGCGCTCTACTTCCACGACCACGGCGTCTATGAGCGCGGCCTTGCGGATATGCAGAAACGCGGCGGCCACCCCGAGGGCGCTTTCATCCCGACCCTGCGGCTCTGGGCCGAGGTGCTCTCGACCCCCGAAGAGGGGCTTGCGATCTGCGGCATGGGTCTGCGCGACGTAGCCATCGATCAGGATCTGCCGATCGCGCTGCGCCTTTGGCGGGATGGCGCGCCGGTTGCGGATATCGGCGTGACGGTGACGAAGCTGAACGACCAGCACGCCTTCCTGCATCACGCGGGGCTACGCCCGGGCGACGTGATCGAGTTCGGCATCTCGCACCCCTGCACCTGCATCGACCGTCACAGCGTGCTCTGGGAGCTGGATGCAGCGGGCCGCGTGATCGCCGCCATCAAGACCCGCTTCGGCTGA
- a CDS encoding amino acid ABC transporter permease — MNFRPLWRYEDAWWEGVVTTLELTALAVLGGLALGLLGARALRSGHPVATRITRGYVEVIRNTPALIQIFLIFFVLPGLGLRLPPFPAAAIALSIYFGAYMTEIFRSGLDSIPKSQIEAGACLGLSRWQMFRHVVLPPALRNIYPSMTSQFVLLMLGTSLASQVSVDELFHAAGFIDSRTYRSFEVYALACAIYLGMAIFFRLAFAGIGKLAFRWPEGR, encoded by the coding sequence TTGAATTTTCGACCACTCTGGCGCTACGAGGATGCGTGGTGGGAGGGCGTCGTCACAACGCTCGAACTCACCGCCCTTGCGGTGCTGGGAGGGCTGGCGCTTGGCCTTCTGGGCGCGCGGGCGCTGCGCTCGGGTCATCCCGTCGCGACCCGCATCACGCGCGGCTATGTTGAGGTGATCCGCAACACCCCGGCGCTGATCCAGATCTTCCTGATCTTCTTCGTGCTGCCCGGGCTTGGCCTGCGCCTGCCGCCCTTTCCCGCCGCCGCCATCGCCCTGTCGATCTACTTCGGCGCCTACATGACCGAAATCTTCCGCTCGGGGCTCGATTCGATCCCCAAGAGCCAGATCGAGGCGGGCGCCTGCCTCGGCCTCAGCCGCTGGCAGATGTTCCGCCATGTCGTGCTGCCGCCGGCTCTGCGCAATATCTACCCCTCGATGACCTCGCAGTTCGTGCTGTTGATGCTGGGCACCTCGCTGGCCTCGCAGGTCTCGGTGGACGAGTTGTTCCACGCCGCGGGCTTCATCGACAGCCGCACCTATCGCAGCTTCGAGGTCTATGCGCTGGCCTGCGCCATCTACCTCGGCATGGCGATCTTCTTCCGCCTCGCCTTTGCCGGGATCGGCAAGCTGGCGTTCCGCTGGCCCGAGGGGCGCTGA
- a CDS encoding amino acid ABC transporter permease, with the protein MRQFSPADILALIEGLKWTLLLVALTLAFGGPLALLVSLARSARAKAPRWIAWAYIEMLQGIPLLGLLMFFYFGLPVFLNIELPALIAVALAYALYTGAFLGEIWRGGIAAVRQAQWEAADCLGLSRRHVFIHVIAPQALRIALPATVGFLVQLIKNTSLASVVGFVELARAGQIVIAGTFQPLLTYSLVAVVYFALCYPLTRWSRSLEARFNGAG; encoded by the coding sequence ATGAGACAGTTTTCCCCCGCCGACATCCTTGCCCTGATCGAGGGGCTGAAATGGACGCTGCTGCTGGTGGCGCTGACGCTAGCCTTCGGTGGTCCGCTGGCGCTGCTGGTCAGTCTGGCGCGGTCGGCCCGCGCGAAGGCGCCGCGCTGGATCGCTTGGGCCTACATCGAGATGCTGCAGGGCATCCCGCTGCTGGGCCTGCTGATGTTCTTCTACTTCGGCCTGCCGGTCTTCCTGAACATCGAGCTGCCCGCGCTGATCGCGGTGGCGCTGGCTTATGCGCTTTATACCGGGGCCTTCCTCGGCGAGATCTGGCGCGGCGGCATCGCCGCCGTGCGCCAGGCGCAATGGGAGGCGGCGGATTGCCTCGGGCTGAGCCGCCGGCACGTGTTCATACATGTCATCGCGCCGCAGGCGCTGCGCATCGCGCTGCCCGCAACGGTCGGCTTCCTCGTGCAGCTCATCAAGAACACCTCGCTGGCCTCGGTGGTCGGCTTCGTCGAACTGGCCCGCGCAGGCCAGATCGTCATCGCGGGCACCTTCCAGCCGCTGCTGACCTACAGCCTGGTGGCGGTTGTCTACTTTGCCCTCTGTTATCCACTGACCCGCTGGTCCCGCAGCCTGGAGGCCCGTTTCAATGGCGCTGGTTGA